The sequence below is a genomic window from Nitrososphaerota archaeon.
CAAAGTGCTTAACATGACGGCAAGGGAAGCTGAAGAGAACAGGAAAACCTGTGTGGATTTGGTAAAAGAACCGTCCAGCCATATAATATCGTCCATAAAACGACTTTGTGCAGGAACTACGCTTGATTACTGGGTTAACGGCTATGAAACAAGTCAGAACTACCAAGCATACGCAATGCCACGAAGGCTTGATTGGGATATTTTCAAGGCACTATACGAATATCAACCTGTAGATTATGCGGCTTTGGTAGCCTTTCCGGGTGTAGGTCCTGCTGCTGCTAGGTCGTTGTCTTTGGTTGCAGATCTCATATATGGGACGCCGGCTTCATGGAATGATCCTGTAAAGTTCAGTTTTGCTCATGGAGGCAAGGACGGGGTTCCCTTTCTTGTAGATAAAGAGACATGGACTATACGATCAAGATGCTTGGGGAGATTCTGAATAATGCTGAAATAGAGTATCAGGAGAAAATACTTGCTCTAAAAAGGCTTGTGCGGTATAGCGCTTTGAGTTAAAACTGCTAAAGAGTTTCAAATGAAAGAGTGATAGAAGCGTATCACCATATCTACAGCGAATTCCGAAAGTATATATTGTAAGTTGAGGAACGAAGCTCGATGACATTACGAAGGCTTGGTATTAAAACAGTAGCAACCTTAGTAATTACTCTGCTCTTCATATCTTTAACACCTTATTCTTACCAACAGGGACCTACACCTGCGATAATATCTGACTTTGTCATAAGAGACCCCAATGGGAACGATGTCACTAGCAAACCTCTTGTAGCAGGAGGCGCCTATACGTTTTCATTCTCTGTTTCAATAGGTACAACGCTTAACGACCAGATCCTGATGTCAACGAGCCTTGAAAAGATCGGAGACAGGTACTGGACTCTTGAAAATAACTACCAAGGCGTTGATACAAATACATGGCAACCAGGAGGCTCGAGAGTTGCGTTTAGGGCTCTTCAAGGCACTCCGAAGTTCACTCTTTCAGGAAAGGTTAACTCGAATATAACAACAGACACTCTGAAAGACGGCAAGGTAATACACTTCCCGGTCAAGATCCTAGTTTTGAGCATATCTTTGCAGTCAACGCAAAATGTTTTGGATCAAAGAATTCTAAATGTCACAGATCAAACAATGATACAGTACCAGAACGTGCTCAGTAGCAAGCAGAACCTCCTGTCCAGCAGTCAGACAATACCCCAATATGTTACACTTGGACAGGGGATCATCGAACAGGCGGAGGAACTAGCCAGAGTAGGTTATGTTGAGGATGCTACAAAGATTCTATCCGTAATACCTTCGTCAGGATTGCCTTCTCCTCCCGGTGTCGAGTCCACGTTTCTCTATATTGCAATAGGAATAGGGGTTGTAGCAGCGCTATTGGCAGTCATGTTCCTCAGAGCGAATTCAAATAAATCCTTAATCGCAAGACAAGCTGACGATAAGGCCAAGAAGCTGGACGTCCTTCTGGTAAAGGCCAATAGGATAGACAAAAGCCTTGCCACGGAGATTGAAACTGTTAAGAAGGAGCTGGAGGAGCTAGCAAGAAGGTAATCGACATGGCTGGTTCAACAAAAAACTATCTAAGTTCTATTCAGCTCGTAGGTTTAGGAGGCACGGGAGTAAATACGATAGAGGCCTTCATCAAGAACAGGAGGGGACTGGTTCCACTTTTGAAGAAAGAAGGCATCAGAGTTTCAATGCTGGCTTTGGATGTTGCCGACCATGACATACGGAGTTTGGAGGGCGCTTACAAAGATCTGAAAGATGAGATGAAATTACAGGGCATACCTGCAGAGAAGATTGACCTTGTTGCGAAGACGGTAAAGTTCCCGACACCAGAATCTATGTTCGATTTTATTTCGCGCTACCCAGAATACTTGGAGAGGGAGGGTGCAAGGAAGCCTCGTGATTATGCGCCTTGGCTTTCTTCGTCTATGGAGATTCCACCTTTAGCAGGAGGAGTTGGCAGGAAAAGGGCGCTATCAAAAGCGATCTATGGTTTGAATTATTATCATCTAAAACTTGTAGAGAACTACATGGACTCTTTCAAGGAACATGTTTTTTCATCAACAATTCAGCCCGTAATCTTCGTGATTTATGGAATAGGAGGGGGCACTGGCAGTGGGATAATTCCTGATTTTGTCAGACATCTTAGGCACAAGGTTGGCAGTGGCGTTCCAATAATAGGGATGGCAATATTGCCGTGTGGAGGCGACGATCCTCCTGCCAAGGGCTCTGCTTCTTATGCCTCGCTTTTGGAGCATGAACTACTGATAGACAGGGCCAAGAATACTTTCGTGACGCAAAACTATGGGGAAACCTACGAGAATCCATTCACAGCGCTGCTCATGATGCCTCTGGGGCCTGCTTACAGCAAGACAGGGAGCGTGGTAGACGCAAGGAGGTTAATCGACGATGCCATGGTAGACATTCTTATGAAGTCCTTGAACTTCGACCTAGCTGACCTCTTCAATAACATAGGGTCGAATGTAGACCTTGCGGGTAACTGGGTTCATATTATATCCACGCTGAAAGTTTCTTACCCAGTAGCAGAATTCATCGATATTACAAAGATATACCTCAAGAAACTGGACCGGATAAGAGACCTCCGCAAGGAGAAGAAGGAAGTATGGGCTGGTGTAGCGCAAGATGGAAATGGAGGTATTTATGGAATAATGAAGGCTAACTTTGAGGAGCTTACGAGTATATACAAGCAGATTCTAATAGCGAAAAATACTTTTGATGAAAAGACATTCGAGAAGGATCGTGCGAATTTCATAGCTGAAGGCAAGTCCATAGAGTCGGACTTGATAATGCACCTGAAGGGTGTCGAAGAGTCAATACGCATTCAGGTCAGCGAGCTGGCAAAAGCAGTACTTTCCATAGGTATGGATGCTCC
It includes:
- a CDS encoding DUF763 domain-containing protein, translated to MVEPHDAIVGDVVRPKVLNMTAREAEENRKTCVDLVKEPSSHIISSIKRLCAGTTLDYWVNGYETSQNYQAYAMPRRLDWDIFKALYEYQPVDYAALVAFPGVGPAAARSLSLVADLIYGTPASWNDPVKFSFAHGGKDGVPFLVDKETWTIRSRCLGRF